A section of the Paracoccaceae bacterium genome encodes:
- a CDS encoding AMP-binding protein → MAVNPTFPCPAPFNLAAYVLAGSGAPDDRIALELLGDTTERWDYGRLQRTILGSAGGLASLGAPRGARVLLRLDNTVDFPVAYLAAIAAGLVPVPTSAALTVPEVSEIAQDLRPALILSAPGVALPEPLPCPVLPLGDLRAMASSKPLDPETGEPERPAYIVYTSGTGGQARGVVHAHRAIWARRMMWDGWYGLRGDDRLLHAGAFNWTYTLGTGLLDPWAAGATALIPAPGTPATALPDLLASHRATIFAAAPGVYRQMLRAAVPPLPALRHGLSAGEKLPDATRAQWQTATGTAVHEAFGMSECSTFISGSPTHPAPPGTLGFAQHGRRVAILRDGQPAPPDTPGTIAIHRDDPGLMLGYLGDDALSGDWFETGDMGAMDDCGAVTYLGRADDMLNAGGFRVSPLEVEAALTTHPEIAEAAAVALRPKPDTTLIGAFYVSTSPLDEATLTAHAAARLARYKCPRIWVHMDALPRGANNKLLRRALRDQYEAENG, encoded by the coding sequence ATGGCCGTGAACCCAACCTTTCCCTGCCCGGCACCATTCAACCTGGCCGCCTATGTCCTTGCCGGATCGGGTGCGCCCGACGACAGGATCGCGTTGGAGCTGCTTGGCGATACCACGGAACGCTGGGATTACGGCAGACTGCAGCGCACGATTCTTGGATCTGCCGGGGGCCTCGCTTCGCTCGGCGCACCGCGCGGGGCGCGGGTGTTGTTGCGGCTGGACAATACGGTGGATTTCCCGGTGGCTTATCTGGCCGCGATTGCGGCGGGATTGGTGCCGGTGCCAACCTCAGCCGCGCTGACAGTGCCCGAGGTTTCCGAAATCGCGCAGGATCTGCGCCCGGCCCTGATCCTGTCGGCGCCTGGTGTTGCCTTGCCGGAGCCGCTGCCTTGCCCGGTTCTGCCGCTTGGTGATCTGCGCGCCATGGCGTCCTCTAAGCCGCTGGACCCGGAGACGGGCGAACCGGAGCGTCCGGCCTATATCGTCTATACCTCGGGCACAGGCGGGCAGGCGCGGGGTGTGGTGCATGCGCATCGCGCGATCTGGGCGCGTCGGATGATGTGGGATGGCTGGTATGGGCTGCGCGGTGACGACCGGCTGTTGCATGCGGGCGCGTTCAACTGGACCTATACGCTGGGCACCGGTCTGCTGGACCCCTGGGCGGCGGGGGCGACCGCGTTGATCCCGGCGCCCGGAACCCCCGCCACGGCGCTGCCTGATCTGCTGGCCAGCCACCGCGCGACGATCTTTGCTGCCGCACCGGGTGTCTATCGCCAAATGTTGCGCGCAGCTGTCCCGCCCCTGCCCGCCCTGCGTCACGGGCTAAGTGCGGGCGAAAAGCTGCCCGATGCGACACGCGCGCAGTGGCAGACCGCGACGGGAACCGCGGTGCATGAGGCGTTCGGCATGTCCGAATGTTCGACCTTCATCTCGGGAAGCCCGACGCATCCGGCCCCGCCCGGCACGTTGGGGTTTGCGCAGCACGGGCGGCGGGTGGCTATCCTGAGGGATGGGCAGCCTGCCCCGCCCGACACCCCCGGGACCATCGCCATTCACCGCGACGATCCGGGGCTGATGCTGGGATATCTTGGCGACGATGCATTGAGTGGCGACTGGTTCGAAACCGGGGACATGGGCGCGATGGACGATTGCGGCGCGGTGACCTATCTGGGCCGCGCTGACGACATGCTGAACGCCGGCGGTTTCCGCGTCAGCCCGCTGGAGGTTGAGGCCGCCCTGACCACCCACCCCGAGATTGCCGAGGCCGCCGCCGTCGCCCTGCGGCCCAAGCCGGACACGACGCTGATCGGGGCATTCTATGTCTCGACTTCGCCGCTGGACGAGGCCACTCTGACCGCTCATGCCGCTGCACGTCTGGCGCGCTATAAATGTCCGCGCATCTGGGTGCATATGGATGCCCTGCCGCGCGGGGCCAACAACAAGCTGCTGCGCCGCGCGCTGCGCGACCAATATGAGGCCGAGAATGGTTAA
- a CDS encoding thioredoxin domain-containing protein, whose amino-acid sequence MVKLDILSDPICPWCYIGKANLDAAIQAHPDHPFTIEWHPFQLNPDMPEGGMDRRDYLETKFGGKENAVKVYSRIEEAAKAAGLEIDFAAMQRTPNTIDAHRLIHWSGLEGRQTAAVAALFRAYFAEGKDIGDRAILLDITEAIGMDRAMTERLLDSDADLDDIRARDAHARKKGVTGVPTFIVANQHVLPGAQPPDLWARVIEDIAKQASEASGDDPAA is encoded by the coding sequence ATGGTTAAGCTCGACATCCTATCTGATCCGATCTGCCCCTGGTGCTATATCGGCAAGGCCAATCTGGATGCCGCGATTCAGGCGCACCCGGATCACCCCTTCACGATTGAATGGCATCCCTTCCAGCTGAACCCGGACATGCCCGAGGGTGGCATGGACCGGCGAGACTATCTGGAGACAAAGTTCGGCGGCAAGGAGAATGCCGTGAAGGTCTATTCCCGGATCGAAGAGGCGGCGAAGGCGGCGGGCCTGGAGATTGACTTTGCCGCGATGCAGCGCACGCCCAACACCATCGATGCGCATCGTCTGATCCACTGGTCGGGGCTGGAAGGTCGGCAAACGGCCGCTGTCGCCGCGCTGTTCCGCGCCTATTTTGCGGAAGGCAAGGACATCGGTGATCGCGCCATCCTGTTGGATATCACCGAGGCGATCGGCATGGACCGCGCCATGACCGAGCGCCTGTTGGACAGCGATGCGGACCTTGACGACATCCGCGCCCGCGATGCGCATGCGCGCAAGAAGGGCGTGACCGGGGTGCCAACATTCATCGTGGCCAATCAGCACGTGTTGCCGGGCGCGCAGCCGCCGGACCTTTGGGCGCGGGTGATCGAGGATATTGCAAAGCAAGCATCCGAGGCGTCGGGTGATGACCCTGCGGCTTGA
- the dusA gene encoding tRNA dihydrouridine(20/20a) synthase DusA: protein MPYNAAAEASRLSVAPMMDWTDSHCRLFHRQMTKQALLYTEMITSAALIRGGARHLLDHEPAEHPVAIQLGGSDPGELAEATALAAAAGYGEVNVNIGCPSDRVQSGCFGAVLMEQPALVVRCVRAMAEASDAEVTVKCRIGVDDQDPGQVLPDFLMRMRDAGVRRVAVHARKAWLQGLSPKQNRVVPPLDYPLVLAMAARFSDLELTINGGITSLAQARAFLDQGMAGVMIGRAAYHTPADVLLDADRAIFGSTTPSPTRLTVANGMRPHISAHLAAGGRLHSITRHMLGLFHGIPGARGWRRTLSEGAARPDAGLEVLDEALDNIARATADTAAA, encoded by the coding sequence ATGCCCTACAACGCAGCCGCTGAGGCGTCCCGCTTATCCGTCGCCCCGATGATGGATTGGACCGACAGCCATTGCCGTCTGTTCCATCGCCAGATGACGAAGCAGGCGTTGCTATATACCGAGATGATCACCTCGGCAGCGCTGATCCGGGGTGGGGCGCGGCATCTGCTTGACCATGAACCGGCCGAACACCCGGTCGCAATCCAACTCGGCGGGTCCGATCCGGGGGAATTGGCCGAGGCGACGGCATTAGCCGCTGCGGCGGGGTATGGCGAGGTGAACGTGAACATCGGCTGCCCGTCGGACCGGGTGCAATCGGGTTGTTTTGGTGCCGTCCTGATGGAACAGCCCGCACTGGTTGTGCGCTGCGTGCGTGCCATGGCCGAGGCGTCAGATGCCGAGGTGACGGTCAAATGCCGCATCGGCGTGGATGATCAGGATCCGGGTCAGGTGCTTCCGGATTTCCTGATGCGCATGCGCGATGCGGGCGTGCGGCGGGTGGCCGTTCATGCGCGCAAGGCCTGGTTGCAGGGCCTGTCGCCCAAGCAGAACCGGGTTGTGCCGCCGCTGGACTATCCGCTGGTGCTGGCGATGGCCGCGCGGTTTTCAGATCTGGAATTGACGATCAACGGCGGCATCACCTCGCTGGCGCAGGCGCGGGCGTTCCTTGACCAAGGCATGGCGGGGGTCATGATCGGGCGCGCGGCATATCACACCCCTGCGGATGTCCTGCTGGACGCGGATCGCGCGATCTTTGGCAGTACGACGCCTTCCCCGACGCGGCTGACGGTTGCCAATGGGATGCGCCCGCATATCTCGGCCCATCTGGCCGCTGGCGGTCGCTTGCATTCGATCACGCGGCATATGTTGGGGCTGTTCCACGGGATCCCCGGCGCGCGCGGTTGGCGGCGCACCCTGTCCGAAGGCGCAGCCCGCCCGGATGCGGGGCTGGAGGTGTTGGATGAAGCGCTCGACAATATCGCGCGTGCAACAGCCGACACCGCTGCCGCCTAA
- a CDS encoding DUF502 domain-containing protein — protein MTSPISPEPPERKRRGLFAGFRASFLTGLVVIAPISLTFWLIWTVVGWIDGVVLPFVPRQWQPNQYVGFDLRGIGVIIFLIFTILVGWIAKGVIGRGILRWAESLVDGVPVVRSIYNGLKQIAETVFAQTDTSFDKACLVEYPRKGIWAIAFVSTSGKGEIRSGINQGDIVSVFLPTTPNPTSGFLLFVPIVDVILLEMSVEDAAKLVISAGLVYPNGKDPTVPPDEGTG, from the coding sequence ATGACGTCACCCATTTCCCCCGAACCGCCTGAGCGGAAGCGGCGCGGCCTGTTCGCAGGCTTTCGCGCCAGCTTTCTGACGGGTCTGGTGGTCATCGCGCCGATCAGCCTGACGTTCTGGCTGATCTGGACGGTTGTGGGCTGGATCGACGGCGTTGTGCTTCCGTTCGTGCCGCGCCAGTGGCAGCCGAACCAATACGTCGGCTTCGATTTGCGCGGCATCGGCGTGATCATCTTCCTGATTTTCACGATACTGGTGGGCTGGATCGCCAAGGGCGTCATCGGGCGTGGGATTCTGCGTTGGGCGGAAAGCCTGGTTGACGGGGTGCCTGTCGTCCGTTCGATCTACAACGGGTTGAAGCAGATCGCCGAAACGGTTTTTGCGCAGACCGACACCAGTTTCGACAAGGCCTGTCTGGTTGAATACCCAAGGAAAGGCATCTGGGCGATTGCCTTCGTGTCAACCTCTGGCAAGGGAGAGATCCGGTCAGGCATCAATCAGGGCGATATCGTTTCGGTCTTCCTGCCGACCACGCCGAACCCGACGTCCGGTTTCCTGCTGTTCGTGCCGATAGTCGACGTGATCTTGCTGGAGATGTCGGTCGAGGATGCGGCGAAACTCGTGATCTCGGCCGGGCTGGTCTATCCCAACGGCAAGGATCCGACGGTGCCGCCGGATGAGGGCACGGGCTGA
- a CDS encoding 3-hydroxybutyrate dehydrogenase → MSLAGKTAVITGSNSGIGLGIAHEMAKAGADVVLNSFTDRDEDHALAESLSREHGITARYIAADLSDGDAARRLIADAGVCDILVNNAGLQHVAPVAEFPPEKWDQIISIMLNAPFHTTAVALPMMREAGWGRVINIASAHGLRASPFKSAYVTAKHGVVGMTKVVALETAEEAITANAICPGYVLTPLIEAQIPETMKEYGMDRETALRDVILKRQPSHEFTTIEQVGGIAVFLCTESAAQITGTTISSDGGWTAM, encoded by the coding sequence ATGAGTCTGGCAGGCAAGACGGCGGTTATCACCGGATCGAATTCAGGGATCGGGCTGGGGATTGCGCATGAAATGGCGAAGGCCGGGGCGGATGTTGTCCTGAACTCGTTCACCGACCGGGATGAGGATCACGCGCTTGCCGAATCACTGTCGCGTGAGCATGGAATCACTGCGCGATATATCGCCGCCGACCTGTCGGACGGGGATGCCGCCCGGCGATTGATCGCCGATGCGGGCGTCTGTGACATCCTGGTGAACAATGCGGGCCTACAACATGTGGCCCCTGTGGCCGAGTTCCCCCCCGAGAAGTGGGATCAGATCATCTCGATCATGCTGAACGCCCCGTTTCACACAACAGCCGTTGCGCTGCCGATGATGCGCGAGGCGGGTTGGGGCAGGGTGATCAACATCGCCTCGGCCCACGGGCTTCGGGCGTCACCCTTCAAATCGGCCTATGTGACGGCAAAACATGGTGTGGTGGGGATGACCAAAGTGGTCGCGCTGGAAACCGCTGAGGAGGCGATTACCGCCAACGCCATCTGCCCCGGCTATGTGCTGACCCCACTGATCGAGGCGCAAATCCCCGAGACGATGAAAGAATACGGGATGGACCGCGAGACGGCGTTGCGCGACGTCATTCTGAAGCGCCAGCCCAGCCATGAATTCACCACCATCGAACAAGTTGGGGGAATCGCTGTCTTCCTGTGCACAGAATCGGCTGCCCAGATCACCGGCACGACCATCAGTTCCGATGGCGGCTGGACGGCGATGTAG
- a CDS encoding ABC transporter permease subunit has product MATYDFIFDWLGLRDWCGARDTGSAPMTMAELLAGGKKTTVDAGAGLSLGDVWNVPPPSLDNLNEACPAIARTRDMTEAVEYGFIAGKDPLNVVLDPMTQPLSWLLDGALALAEATPWWVTIIVLSLVVFWASRSWRLVSRVAAILFFLTIIDHFDFAMQTLSIIFVCAALCVLFGVPIGIAMSRNDRLQKIIIPILDMLQTLPTFVYLIPLIFLFSVTESKLYGIAIILYAIVPVIRLTDLGIRLVDREVIEAADAFGMTKRQKLFGVQIPLALPNIMAGVNQTIMMALALVVIASLVSAPGLGVLVLRGIRNLELGVGLVAGMGIVLIAIMLDRVTKEALARVNAANSVQRH; this is encoded by the coding sequence ATGGCGACCTACGATTTTATCTTTGATTGGCTGGGCCTGAGGGACTGGTGCGGTGCCCGCGACACCGGTAGCGCCCCCATGACCATGGCAGAGCTGCTGGCAGGGGGCAAAAAGACCACCGTTGATGCCGGTGCGGGCCTCAGCCTTGGTGATGTTTGGAATGTTCCGCCGCCCTCTTTGGACAATCTGAACGAGGCTTGCCCGGCCATAGCGCGCACCCGTGACATGACCGAAGCGGTGGAATACGGCTTTATCGCGGGCAAAGACCCGCTGAATGTCGTTTTGGACCCAATGACTCAGCCGCTAAGCTGGCTTCTTGATGGTGCGCTGGCCCTGGCCGAGGCGACGCCTTGGTGGGTCACAATCATAGTGCTGTCGCTGGTGGTGTTCTGGGCGTCTCGGTCCTGGCGTCTTGTGTCCCGTGTGGCTGCAATTCTGTTTTTTCTGACCATCATCGATCACTTCGATTTTGCCATGCAGACCTTGTCGATAATCTTTGTCTGCGCCGCGCTGTGCGTTCTGTTTGGTGTGCCGATTGGCATTGCCATGTCGCGCAATGACAGGTTGCAAAAGATCATCATCCCGATCCTGGATATGCTGCAAACGCTGCCGACATTTGTGTATCTGATCCCGCTGATTTTCCTGTTCTCGGTCACAGAATCCAAGCTCTATGGGATTGCGATCATTCTTTACGCAATCGTGCCCGTCATTCGCCTGACTGATTTGGGCATTCGATTGGTTGACCGCGAAGTGATCGAGGCCGCAGACGCCTTCGGCATGACAAAGCGGCAAAAACTCTTCGGGGTGCAGATCCCGCTTGCCCTGCCCAACATCATGGCAGGTGTGAACCAAACGATCATGATGGCCCTTGCATTGGTCGTCATCGCATCGCTCGTGTCTGCGCCGGGTCTTGGTGTTCTGGTCCTTCGCGGCATTCGGAATTTGGAACTTGGGGTTGGTCTGGTCGCCGGTATGGGCATCGTCCTGATTGCGATCATGCTGGATCGCGTCACCAAAGAAGCCCTGGCGCGTGTGAATGCAGCCAACTCCGTTCAGCGACACTAA
- a CDS encoding metal-dependent hydrolase has translation MITAHLPAGYVAARLGRVEARGPFRALIFASILPDFDLIWFYFVDDRAFHHHHYWVHIPGFWLIVAAVVLPILRTLRPDWLPAAYAFFAGILLHLVLDTIAGSVAWAWPFDPQLYQFVTVPAAYPHWILSFLLHWTFAIELAIWFAAIALILGARRARAASGG, from the coding sequence ATGATTACGGCGCATCTTCCGGCGGGGTATGTGGCGGCGCGGTTGGGCCGGGTGGAGGCCCGCGGTCCGTTCCGGGCGCTTATCTTCGCGTCGATCCTGCCGGATTTTGACTTGATCTGGTTCTATTTCGTTGATGATCGCGCGTTTCATCATCACCACTATTGGGTGCATATTCCCGGGTTCTGGTTGATCGTGGCGGCAGTTGTTCTGCCGATACTTCGGACGTTGCGCCCTGACTGGTTGCCCGCGGCTTATGCGTTTTTTGCCGGTATCCTGCTGCATCTGGTGCTTGATACCATCGCCGGATCCGTCGCCTGGGCCTGGCCATTCGATCCTCAACTCTATCAATTCGTGACAGTTCCGGCGGCGTACCCCCATTGGATTCTGTCATTTCTTCTGCATTGGACCTTTGCGATTGAGCTTGCCATTTGGTTTGCGGCCATCGCTTTGATCCTGGGCGCGCGTCGTGCCAGGGCTGCGTCAGGCGGATGA
- a CDS encoding ABC transporter substrate-binding protein → MTSPLIRAFVGSLLAACLVGGASAEPQHGIAMYGQPAQGTDFTAFPYVNPDAPKGGRIVLGESGAFDSLNPYIEKGRAPYGIRAYAFESLMVRSWDEPFTLYGLLAETIETNPERTWVEFHLRPEAVFSDGNPVTAEDVIWSFEKLGTEGSGRYRNSWAKIASAEKVGERGVRFTFNDDVDDRELPLIMGLRPILQKAQFEGRDFTESGVDLIPVGSGPYMIGEFEPTRFISLVRNPDYWGADVPGQRGQHNLDEIRYEYFGDGDVAFEAFKGGVTTMFREGSAAKWAEQYNFPAVQSGDVVQSEIAHQRPTGIWGFVMNTRNPVFADWRVRQALTHAFNFEFINQTLNGAEQPRITSYFSNSVLGMDTGPAEGRVRELLEPFADELLPGALEGYAPPEGDGTERNRAGIRAALDLMEQAGWTVQDGVMANANGEAFTFDILLNQGTTSHQQITDLYVSGLERLGITPTVTAIDAAQLRERTNAFDFDMAVYRRSLSLSPGNEQNFYWSAKAADEDGSRNWMGMKSPAAEAMINAILAAPSQDDFVSATRALDRVLTSGRYVIPFWHSPVSRLAHVKELRKPETTQIYGDWIGFMPDVWWFEE, encoded by the coding sequence ATGACCTCGCCCCTTATTCGCGCATTCGTCGGCAGTCTCCTCGCGGCCTGCCTTGTCGGCGGTGCCAGCGCCGAACCACAACACGGTATCGCCATGTACGGCCAGCCGGCACAGGGTACCGATTTCACCGCCTTTCCATATGTGAACCCCGACGCGCCCAAGGGCGGGCGAATCGTGTTGGGCGAATCCGGCGCGTTTGATTCCCTGAACCCCTATATCGAAAAAGGCCGCGCGCCCTACGGCATCCGCGCCTATGCCTTCGAATCGCTGATGGTGCGCAGTTGGGACGAACCCTTCACCCTTTACGGGTTGCTGGCCGAAACGATCGAGACGAACCCCGAACGCACCTGGGTCGAATTCCACCTGCGCCCGGAAGCCGTGTTCTCGGATGGCAATCCGGTGACGGCCGAGGATGTGATCTGGAGTTTTGAGAAACTCGGGACCGAGGGCAGCGGGCGATACCGGAATTCCTGGGCCAAGATCGCCAGCGCCGAAAAGGTCGGCGAGCGTGGTGTGCGGTTCACCTTCAACGACGATGTTGATGACCGGGAACTGCCGCTGATCATGGGCCTGCGCCCGATCCTGCAAAAGGCGCAGTTCGAAGGGCGCGATTTCACAGAAAGCGGCGTTGATCTGATCCCCGTCGGGTCCGGCCCCTACATGATCGGAGAGTTCGAACCGACGCGCTTCATCTCTCTGGTGCGGAACCCGGATTATTGGGGCGCCGATGTTCCCGGCCAGCGCGGGCAACATAACCTCGACGAAATCCGCTATGAGTATTTCGGTGACGGCGACGTTGCGTTTGAGGCGTTCAAGGGCGGCGTCACCACGATGTTCCGCGAAGGCAGCGCCGCCAAATGGGCCGAACAGTACAATTTCCCGGCGGTGCAATCGGGCGATGTTGTCCAGTCCGAGATTGCGCACCAGCGCCCGACCGGCATCTGGGGCTTCGTAATGAACACCCGCAACCCGGTGTTCGCCGACTGGCGGGTGCGTCAGGCGCTGACCCATGCATTCAACTTCGAATTCATCAACCAGACGCTGAACGGCGCCGAGCAGCCGCGCATCACCTCATACTTCTCAAACTCGGTGTTGGGCATGGATACCGGCCCAGCGGAGGGGCGCGTGCGGGAATTGCTGGAACCCTTCGCAGATGAACTGCTTCCCGGCGCGCTGGAGGGTTATGCCCCACCCGAAGGTGACGGTACCGAGCGTAACCGGGCGGGCATCCGCGCCGCACTTGATCTGATGGAGCAAGCTGGCTGGACCGTTCAGGACGGCGTCATGGCCAATGCCAACGGTGAGGCATTTACCTTCGACATCCTGTTGAACCAGGGCACAACCTCGCACCAGCAGATCACTGATCTTTATGTCTCGGGCCTGGAGCGGTTGGGGATTACCCCGACGGTCACGGCCATCGATGCGGCGCAACTGCGTGAGCGGACCAACGCGTTCGATTTTGACATGGCGGTCTACCGGCGATCCTTGTCGCTGAGCCCGGGGAACGAGCAGAATTTCTATTGGTCGGCCAAGGCGGCGGATGAAGATGGGTCGCGCAACTGGATGGGAATGAAGTCACCGGCGGCGGAAGCGATGATCAATGCAATCCTCGCCGCGCCCAGCCAGGATGATTTCGTCTCCGCAACCCGCGCGCTGGACCGGGTGCTGACCAGCGGACGCTATGTGATCCCGTTCTGGCATTCGCCGGTGTCGCGGCTGGCCCATGTGAAAGAGCTGAGAAAGCCCGAGACCACACAGATCTACGGCGACTGGATCGGCTTCATGCCGGATGTGTGGTGGTTTGAGGAGTAA
- a CDS encoding ATP-binding cassette domain-containing protein, with amino-acid sequence MTKEASISVRELYKIFGANPQQALDHVRAGMGKTELMARHKQVLGLRNINVDMQGSEITVIMGLSGSGKSTLIRHFNRLIEPTAGEIIIDGENVLAYDEDRLRKMRRTRMSMVFQHFALLPHRSVLDNAGMAQAVRGVGKSDYEKDAATWLDRVGLGGQGHQFPHQLSGGMQQRVGIARALTSNAPIMLMDEAFSALDPLIRTDMQNLLLELQTELHKTIVFISHDLDEAMKLADHLVILKDGAVVLQGEPQEILLHPNDPYIVDFISDINRARVLRARSVMRTGDAEDLGEVSGQVDADATLESVLSKSGGNTKAVYQVMKGDTQIGHLTMSDLVVALVPTDASKDGIRTTAT; translated from the coding sequence ATGACCAAAGAGGCGAGCATCTCCGTCCGGGAGCTTTACAAGATTTTCGGGGCAAACCCGCAGCAAGCACTGGACCATGTCCGCGCTGGCATGGGAAAGACCGAGCTTATGGCCAGGCACAAGCAGGTTCTTGGCCTCAGGAATATCAACGTCGATATGCAGGGCAGTGAAATCACCGTAATCATGGGGCTTTCCGGGTCCGGAAAGTCGACACTGATCCGCCATTTCAATCGCTTGATCGAACCGACCGCGGGCGAAATCATAATCGATGGCGAAAATGTACTGGCCTATGACGAAGACCGCCTTCGCAAGATGCGCCGAACCCGCATGTCGATGGTCTTCCAGCACTTCGCGCTATTGCCGCACCGCTCGGTTCTGGACAACGCCGGCATGGCTCAGGCTGTGCGTGGAGTTGGCAAAAGTGACTACGAAAAAGACGCGGCAACCTGGCTGGACCGCGTCGGTCTGGGCGGGCAAGGTCATCAGTTTCCACACCAGTTGTCGGGCGGAATGCAACAGCGTGTTGGTATCGCGCGGGCGCTGACGTCAAATGCGCCGATCATGTTGATGGATGAGGCGTTTTCCGCACTCGACCCGCTTATTCGCACGGATATGCAGAACCTTCTTCTGGAACTTCAGACAGAGCTGCACAAAACCATCGTCTTCATCAGTCACGATCTGGATGAGGCGATGAAACTGGCCGATCATCTTGTTATCTTGAAAGACGGGGCGGTGGTCCTGCAAGGGGAGCCTCAGGAAATCCTGCTGCATCCCAACGATCCCTACATCGTGGACTTCATCAGTGACATAAATCGCGCCCGCGTGCTGCGCGCCCGATCCGTCATGCGGACCGGCGATGCCGAAGACCTGGGCGAGGTCAGCGGGCAAGTTGACGCCGACGCAACGCTGGAATCCGTCCTGTCAAAGTCCGGGGGCAACACCAAAGCGGTGTATCAGGTGATGAAGGGGGACACGCAGATCGGCCATTTGACGATGTCTGACCTGGTGGTGGCCCTGGTGCCAACCGACGCCTCAAAAGACGGCATCAGAACCACCGCGACATAG
- a CDS encoding MFS transporter encodes MAMLAATVAFSIDSMLPALPEIAVELTPHAPNVAQGIIISFVIGLGAGTLVAGPLSDAFGRKTVMLTGTAIYIVAALLAWRAEGLEMMFAARALQGLGAAGPRVAAMAMVRDLYSGRDMARLISFVMIVFTLVPAIAPTIGAGIIAFTGWRGIFVAFVVFSSISAIWLGLRQAETRLPENRVPFRPGRLRHALVEVLRNRQVMATTGVQALCFAMLFAILVSAQPIFDITFGLNAQFPLYFGAIALLAGSGAFLNARFVGRLGMRWLVRATLAGQIAVSAVMVLATILLPLDNLLYFWLTLLWITGIFFQAGLTIGNLNALAMEPMGHIAGMAASVVSATSTIVGSLMAVPLGLAFSGSPMPVAAGVLAYAVAALVLMRAVPKERA; translated from the coding sequence ATGGCGATGCTGGCCGCGACGGTGGCGTTTTCGATCGACTCGATGCTGCCCGCGCTGCCCGAGATTGCGGTCGAGCTTACGCCGCACGCGCCGAACGTCGCGCAGGGCATCATCATCAGTTTTGTAATTGGCCTGGGGGCCGGGACGCTGGTGGCCGGGCCGCTTTCGGATGCCTTCGGGCGCAAGACTGTCATGCTGACCGGGACGGCGATCTATATCGTGGCGGCGTTGCTGGCGTGGCGGGCCGAGGGGTTAGAGATGATGTTTGCCGCCCGCGCCTTGCAGGGTCTTGGCGCGGCGGGTCCACGGGTTGCGGCAATGGCGATGGTGCGCGACCTGTATTCCGGGCGGGATATGGCGCGGCTGATCAGTTTCGTGATGATCGTATTCACGCTTGTTCCGGCAATCGCACCGACAATTGGTGCCGGCATCATCGCGTTCACCGGGTGGCGCGGGATCTTCGTCGCTTTCGTTGTCTTCTCGTCAATATCGGCGATTTGGCTGGGGCTTCGCCAGGCCGAAACCCGTTTGCCGGAAAACCGGGTGCCGTTTCGACCTGGTCGTCTGAGGCATGCGTTGGTCGAGGTTCTTCGTAACCGGCAGGTCATGGCGACCACAGGGGTTCAGGCGCTGTGTTTTGCTATGCTGTTTGCGATTTTGGTCAGCGCGCAGCCGATATTCGACATTACTTTCGGGCTGAACGCGCAGTTCCCGCTGTATTTCGGCGCGATTGCACTGTTGGCGGGCAGCGGTGCGTTCCTGAACGCGCGGTTTGTCGGGCGATTGGGCATGCGCTGGCTGGTGCGCGCAACGCTGGCGGGGCAGATCGCCGTCAGCGCCGTGATGGTTCTGGCCACGATCCTTTTGCCGCTGGATAACTTGCTGTACTTCTGGCTGACGCTGTTGTGGATTACCGGGATTTTCTTTCAGGCCGGGCTGACCATCGGCAATCTGAACGCGTTGGCGATGGAGCCGATGGGGCATATCGCGGGCATGGCTGCGTCGGTTGTGTCGGCGACCTCGACCATCGTGGGCAGCCTGATGGCGGTTCCGCTGGGCCTGGCGTTCAGCGGGTCGCCGATGCCGGTGGCCGCCGGGGTGCTTGCCTATGCCGTTGCGGCGCTGGTCCTGATGAGGGCCGTTCCGAAGGAGCGCGCCTGA